One region of Chryseobacterium sp. SORGH_AS_0447 genomic DNA includes:
- a CDS encoding vancomycin high temperature exclusion protein, protein MKKLIKNIFKMFLLLFVAGIIFIAWANYSMKRNTEAYLSYVMADLPNTKTGLLLGTSKNLDNGLPNAYFLHRIRAAADLFKSGKIQYLIVSGDNSRKDYNEPEDMQQALIKYGVPENRIFLDFAGFRTLDSVVRAKEIFGQKKLIIISQKFHNERAVFLARENGIEAYGYNAPDVNKYAGFKTNVREYLAKTKAYLDLLTGVEPKFGGKKIQIP, encoded by the coding sequence ATGAAAAAATTAATTAAAAACATATTTAAAATGTTCCTGCTTCTTTTTGTAGCGGGAATTATTTTTATTGCCTGGGCCAATTATAGCATGAAAAGAAATACCGAGGCTTATCTTTCGTATGTAATGGCGGATCTTCCTAATACAAAAACAGGTCTTTTACTGGGAACAAGCAAAAATCTGGACAACGGGCTGCCCAATGCTTATTTCCTCCACAGGATCCGGGCCGCTGCCGACCTGTTTAAAAGCGGAAAAATCCAGTACCTTATCGTAAGCGGAGACAACAGCCGGAAAGATTATAACGAGCCGGAGGATATGCAGCAGGCACTAATAAAATACGGGGTTCCAGAAAACAGAATATTTCTTGATTTTGCCGGATTCAGGACCCTGGATTCCGTGGTGAGGGCAAAGGAAATCTTCGGACAGAAAAAACTGATTATTATTTCACAGAAATTTCACAACGAAAGAGCTGTATTTCTGGCACGTGAGAACGGCATCGAAGCCTACGGTTATAATGCGCCGGATGTTAATAAATATGCAGGCTTTAAAACCAACGTGAGAGAATATCTTGCGAAAACAAAGGCTTACCTGGATCTTTTGACAGGCGTTGAACCTAAGTTTGGCGGAAAGAAAATTCAGATTCCTTAA
- a CDS encoding phenylacetate--CoA ligase family protein, which yields MEFHPSIEKAEAAEIKKFQEQKLQELLVYLEMHSPFYQRIFKENGIRIADIQTLEDLQKIPTTTKNDIQQNNDDFFCITPDKIVDYSTTSGTLGDPVTFGLSDSDLERLSYNEAISFACAGIQKGDVVQMITTIDKRFMAGLAYFLGLRKMGASVVRMGPGIPELQWDSIFRYKPKYLITVPSFLLKMIDYAEKHGIDYQNSSVYGAVCIGESIKNQDFTDNILSKKIKEKWNIKLFSTYASTEMSTAFTECEQQIGGHHHPELIITEILDDDGKPVKEGESGELTITTLGVEALPLLRFKTGDIVKAHYEPCPCGRNTMRLGPVVGRKQQMIKYKGTTLYPPAMNDILNDFNNILCYQIVIQSNEIGLDEIIIKISTDSDSETFVNEVRDHFRAKLRVSPKIEIIDFEVLSKTVFHPNSRKPIAFIDLRN from the coding sequence TTGGAATTCCATCCATCCATCGAAAAAGCAGAAGCTGCGGAAATCAAAAAATTTCAGGAGCAAAAACTTCAGGAACTGTTGGTGTATCTTGAAATGCATTCCCCTTTTTACCAAAGGATATTTAAAGAAAACGGGATCCGTATTGCTGACATTCAGACTTTGGAAGATCTGCAGAAGATCCCTACCACGACAAAGAACGATATTCAGCAGAACAATGATGATTTCTTCTGCATTACGCCGGATAAAATCGTGGATTACAGCACGACTTCAGGAACCCTGGGTGATCCTGTCACATTCGGATTGTCGGATAGCGACTTGGAACGCCTGTCGTACAACGAGGCGATTTCCTTCGCCTGTGCTGGAATTCAAAAAGGAGATGTGGTACAGATGATCACTACTATCGACAAAAGGTTCATGGCCGGGCTGGCTTATTTTTTAGGCTTACGGAAAATGGGAGCCAGCGTTGTGAGAATGGGGCCGGGAATTCCCGAACTGCAGTGGGATTCCATCTTTCGGTACAAACCGAAATACCTGATTACCGTTCCTTCTTTTCTGTTGAAAATGATTGATTATGCTGAAAAGCATGGAATCGATTATCAGAATTCCAGTGTTTATGGAGCCGTCTGTATCGGGGAGAGCATCAAAAACCAGGATTTTACGGATAATATTTTATCAAAAAAGATCAAAGAGAAGTGGAACATCAAGCTTTTCTCAACCTATGCTTCTACGGAAATGAGTACGGCCTTTACGGAATGCGAACAGCAGATCGGCGGTCACCACCACCCGGAACTGATCATTACCGAAATCCTGGATGATGACGGAAAACCCGTAAAAGAAGGAGAAAGCGGCGAACTGACCATCACAACGTTGGGTGTCGAAGCTTTACCTTTACTAAGATTTAAAACCGGGGATATTGTAAAAGCTCATTACGAGCCCTGCCCATGTGGAAGAAACACCATGCGGCTGGGACCTGTGGTCGGAAGAAAACAGCAGATGATCAAATACAAAGGAACAACATTGTATCCGCCGGCAATGAATGACATCCTGAATGATTTCAACAATATTCTGTGCTACCAGATCGTGATTCAGTCGAATGAGATAGGGCTGGACGAAATCATCATTAAAATCAGTACCGATAGTGATTCTGAGACGTTCGTAAATGAAGTGAGAGATCATTTCCGGGCCAAATTACGGGTAAGTCCGAAAATAGAAATTATAGATTTCGAGGTATTGTCTAAAACGGTATTTCATCCGAACAGCAGGAAACCAATTGCCTTCATCGACTTACGGAACTAA
- the ileS gene encoding isoleucine--tRNA ligase, translated as MSQFKEYKNLNLIDVAENISEFWKQNKTFNKSVEIREGQPEFVFYEGPPSANGMPGIHHVMARALKDIFCRYQTQNGKQVFRKAGWDTHGLPVELGVEKELGITKEDIGKKISIEDYNKACREAVMRYTDVWNNLTEKIGYWVDLNDPYITYKSKYMETVWWLLKQLYDKELLYKGYTIQPYSPKAGTGLSSAELNMPGTYHDVSDTTVVAQFKVKKESSELFSDVDGDVHILAWTTTPWTLPSNTALTVGRDIEYVLVKTFNQYTFEPVNVVLSRVLLPKVFGKKYTEGTDEDFANYSAENKTIPFKILKEFTGEKLVETRYEQLVSWFTPNDHPENAFRVILGDFVTTEDGTGIVHTAPTFGADDARVAKMAKPEVPPMLVKDENDNLVPLVDLQGRFIKGENVPELFSGKYIKNEYYDEGTAPEKSWDVELAILLKTENKAFKVEKYVHSYPHCWRTDKPVLYYPLDSWFVKMTAVKERLVDLNKEINWKPKSTGEGRFGNWLENVNDWNLSRSRYWGIPLPIWRTDSSTGSAQEEKIIGSVEELYNEIEKSVAAGLMTENPFKGFVIGNMSESNYELVDLHKNIVDKIILVSDSGLPMKRESDLIDVWFDSGSMPYAQLHYPFENKELIDNNKAFPADFIAEGVDQTRGWFYTLHAIGTAVFDSVAYKNVMSNGLVLDKNGLKMSKSKGNAVDPFETLSVYGPDATRWYMISNANPWENLKFDIEGIDEVRRKFFGTLYNTYSFFALYANVDGFSYSEKEVENRPEIDRWILSELNLLIKEVKAFYEDYEPTRVARAINTFVNDNLSNWYVRLCRRRFWKGDYSEDKISAYQTLYICLETVAKLSAPIAPFFMDQLYQDLNKVTGKDAAESIHLTDFPVADESLIDQDLVEKTHLAQSITSMVFSLRKKETVKVRQPLQKVLIPVLDKKTEEQILAVAELIKQEVNVKELQLINAEEASHLIVKQIKPNFKALGPKLGKDMKTVGGAIAGLETEQISQLEKEGKLDIQGYEITLDDVEISTKDIPGWTVTSDGKTTVALDLTLTEELKSEGIAREFINRIQNLRKEKDFDLTDRIVIFLEEDSPLLEDIKKNEEYISSEVLSNKIEIVSSLSNFNEIEIDEVNFKINVEKN; from the coding sequence ATGAGCCAATTTAAAGAATACAAAAACCTCAACCTTATTGACGTAGCCGAGAACATCTCGGAATTCTGGAAGCAGAATAAAACCTTCAATAAAAGTGTTGAGATTCGTGAGGGGCAGCCTGAGTTTGTTTTTTATGAAGGTCCGCCTTCGGCAAACGGTATGCCCGGAATTCACCACGTTATGGCCAGGGCATTAAAGGATATTTTCTGTCGTTATCAGACCCAGAACGGAAAGCAGGTTTTCCGTAAAGCGGGTTGGGATACCCACGGACTTCCGGTAGAGCTTGGTGTGGAAAAGGAATTAGGAATCACCAAAGAAGATATTGGCAAAAAAATTTCGATTGAAGATTACAACAAAGCCTGCCGTGAAGCGGTAATGCGCTATACGGACGTATGGAACAACCTGACTGAAAAAATCGGGTATTGGGTAGATCTTAATGATCCGTACATCACATATAAATCTAAATATATGGAAACGGTTTGGTGGCTGTTGAAACAACTTTACGATAAGGAATTATTGTACAAAGGATACACCATCCAGCCTTATTCCCCGAAAGCAGGAACCGGACTTTCTTCGGCCGAACTGAATATGCCCGGAACGTACCATGATGTTTCGGATACGACGGTGGTGGCTCAGTTCAAGGTAAAAAAAGAATCTTCCGAACTGTTCAGCGATGTGGATGGGGACGTGCACATCCTGGCCTGGACGACAACCCCATGGACGCTTCCTTCCAACACGGCTCTTACCGTGGGAAGAGATATTGAATATGTCCTGGTAAAAACATTCAACCAATATACTTTCGAGCCGGTAAACGTTGTTTTATCCCGCGTGCTTTTACCTAAAGTTTTCGGGAAAAAATATACTGAAGGAACGGATGAAGATTTTGCAAATTATTCTGCAGAAAACAAAACAATTCCGTTTAAAATCCTAAAAGAATTCACTGGAGAAAAACTGGTGGAAACACGATACGAACAGCTTGTTTCATGGTTTACCCCGAATGACCATCCTGAAAATGCGTTTAGGGTAATTTTAGGGGATTTCGTAACAACGGAAGACGGTACGGGAATCGTTCATACGGCACCGACTTTCGGTGCGGATGATGCACGGGTTGCCAAAATGGCCAAACCTGAAGTTCCGCCGATGTTGGTAAAAGATGAAAACGACAACCTGGTTCCACTGGTAGATCTTCAGGGAAGATTTATTAAAGGGGAAAATGTTCCGGAATTATTCTCCGGGAAATACATTAAGAACGAATATTACGATGAAGGCACTGCTCCGGAGAAATCCTGGGATGTAGAGCTGGCGATTTTATTGAAAACGGAAAACAAAGCCTTCAAAGTAGAAAAATATGTCCACAGTTATCCACACTGCTGGAGAACAGACAAGCCGGTATTGTATTACCCACTGGATTCATGGTTTGTGAAAATGACGGCCGTAAAAGAAAGGCTGGTGGATTTAAACAAAGAAATCAACTGGAAACCGAAATCAACTGGAGAAGGACGTTTTGGGAACTGGCTGGAAAACGTGAACGACTGGAATCTTTCAAGATCAAGATATTGGGGAATTCCGTTGCCGATCTGGAGAACCGACTCTTCGACAGGCTCAGCACAGGAAGAAAAAATTATCGGTTCCGTAGAAGAGCTGTATAATGAAATCGAGAAATCCGTTGCGGCAGGACTGATGACAGAAAATCCTTTTAAAGGTTTCGTGATCGGCAATATGTCCGAATCCAACTATGAGCTCGTTGATCTTCATAAAAATATCGTAGACAAGATCATTCTGGTTTCGGATTCAGGGCTGCCGATGAAACGTGAAAGTGATCTGATCGATGTTTGGTTCGATTCGGGTTCGATGCCGTATGCGCAGCTGCACTATCCTTTTGAGAATAAAGAATTAATCGACAACAATAAAGCCTTCCCTGCCGATTTTATCGCGGAGGGAGTTGATCAGACCCGTGGCTGGTTCTATACGCTTCACGCCATCGGAACAGCCGTATTCGATTCGGTAGCGTATAAAAATGTAATGAGCAACGGACTTGTTTTGGATAAAAACGGACTTAAAATGTCAAAATCCAAAGGAAATGCCGTAGACCCGTTTGAAACCCTTTCGGTTTACGGGCCGGATGCTACGCGTTGGTATATGATTTCCAATGCCAACCCTTGGGAAAACCTGAAATTTGATATTGAAGGAATTGACGAAGTACGAAGAAAGTTCTTCGGAACCTTATACAATACCTATTCTTTCTTTGCTTTATATGCAAATGTAGACGGATTCAGTTATTCCGAAAAAGAAGTGGAAAACCGACCGGAAATCGACCGGTGGATTTTATCGGAACTGAATTTATTGATTAAAGAGGTTAAAGCCTTCTACGAAGATTACGAACCGACAAGAGTAGCCAGAGCCATCAATACATTTGTGAATGATAACCTGAGCAACTGGTACGTAAGACTGTGCAGAAGACGTTTCTGGAAAGGCGATTATTCAGAAGATAAAATCTCTGCTTACCAGACTTTGTATATCTGCCTGGAAACGGTGGCCAAATTATCCGCACCGATTGCTCCGTTCTTTATGGATCAGCTATACCAGGATTTAAATAAAGTAACCGGAAAAGATGCAGCGGAATCGATCCACCTGACGGACTTCCCGGTAGCGGATGAAAGCCTGATCGATCAGGATCTTGTGGAAAAAACGCATCTGGCACAGAGCATCACCAGTATGGTTTTCTCTTTAAGAAAAAAGGAAACTGTAAAAGTGCGACAGCCGTTGCAAAAAGTACTGATCCCCGTTTTAGACAAGAAAACGGAAGAACAGATCCTTGCAGTTGCAGAACTGATCAAGCAGGAAGTGAACGTTAAAGAACTTCAGTTAATTAATGCTGAAGAAGCTTCGCATCTTATTGTAAAACAGATCAAACCGAATTTTAAGGCCTTGGGTCCGAAATTAGGTAAAGATATGAAAACGGTAGGAGGAGCGATTGCCGGTCTTGAGACAGAACAGATTTCTCAGTTGGAAAAAGAAGGGAAATTGGATATCCAGGGTTACGAAATCACATTGGATGATGTGGAAATTTCTACTAAAGATATCCCGGGATGGACGGTAACTTCCGATGGGAAAACGACTGTGGCACTAGATTTGACGTTGACAGAAGAATTAAAATCTGAAGGGATCGCGAGGGAATTCATCAACAGAATTCAGAACCTGCGAAAGGAGAAAGATTTCGATTTAACCGACAGGATTGTTATCTTCCTGGAAGAAGACTCGCCTTTGCTTGAAGATATCAAGAAAAATGAGGAATATATTTCTTCTGAAGTCTTGTCAAATAAAATAGAAATTGTATCTTCACTTTCAAATTTTAACGAAATCGAAATAGATGAGGTTAATTTTAAGATAAATGTTGAAAAAAATTAA
- a CDS encoding YjjG family noncanonical pyrimidine nucleotidase, which produces MKIQHIFFDLDNTLWDHRKNAYLTIKELFEKEEIGLKYNIDFNEFHAVYHEINEKLWEDIRDGIIDKEYLRKHRFYDTFKRFNVDDEALSIYFEEHFLDKILNHNELVEGAVYILEYLKAKNYTLHIISNGFKEVTERKCILSGIDKYFQTITSADTVGVRKPRPEIFEYSLNLAGAGKGNSILIGDDWIADVIGAQRFGMDVIFFDVLNENREEEGLKVIKHLLQIKEYL; this is translated from the coding sequence ATGAAAATTCAGCACATTTTTTTTGACCTAGACAATACACTGTGGGATCACCGTAAAAACGCATACCTTACCATTAAAGAACTTTTTGAAAAAGAAGAAATCGGTCTGAAATATAATATCGATTTTAATGAATTCCATGCGGTTTATCACGAAATCAATGAGAAGCTTTGGGAAGATATCCGGGACGGCATCATTGATAAAGAATACCTTCGAAAACACCGTTTTTACGATACCTTTAAACGTTTTAATGTAGATGATGAAGCCCTTTCGATATATTTTGAAGAGCATTTTTTAGATAAAATCCTCAATCATAACGAACTGGTGGAAGGTGCGGTGTATATTCTGGAATATCTTAAAGCAAAGAATTATACTTTGCACATCATTTCCAACGGCTTTAAGGAGGTCACCGAACGGAAATGTATTTTATCCGGGATCGACAAATATTTCCAAACCATTACCAGCGCCGATACCGTAGGCGTAAGAAAACCACGTCCGGAAATTTTCGAATATTCCTTAAACCTGGCGGGAGCAGGAAAAGGGAACAGTATCTTAATCGGAGACGATTGGATAGCGGATGTCATCGGAGCCCAACGTTTCGGAATGGACGTTATTTTCTTTGATGTCCTGAATGAAAACAGGGAAGAGGAAGGGTTGAAAGTGATCAAGCACCTTTTGCAGATTAAAGAATATCTATAA
- a CDS encoding lipoprotein signal peptidase, translating to MKKIALVTFLILLIDQASKMYVKTHFELNESIPVIQGFFNKTFVENPGMAYGFHFGGIIGKYFLVIVRICLIAGMIYLFKKWLQRGESNYLLIPMAMIFAGAIGNLIDGMFYGMIFDSGTVFDESTGRWIGYGGVSHFVPFGHGYSTFMKGCVVDMLHFPIVDWNVPESWPLIGGKHIEFFKYIFNVADSAITVGAALLLIFRKKAFPNGLEF from the coding sequence ATGAAGAAAATCGCACTTGTAACCTTTCTTATTTTACTGATCGACCAGGCTTCCAAAATGTATGTAAAAACGCATTTTGAACTGAATGAAAGCATTCCTGTTATTCAGGGATTTTTTAATAAAACTTTTGTGGAAAACCCCGGCATGGCTTACGGTTTTCATTTCGGAGGAATTATCGGTAAATATTTTCTTGTAATTGTAAGAATCTGCCTGATTGCAGGAATGATTTATCTTTTTAAAAAATGGCTTCAACGCGGCGAATCGAATTACCTGCTGATTCCTATGGCCATGATCTTTGCAGGGGCCATCGGAAATTTAATCGACGGAATGTTCTACGGAATGATCTTTGACAGCGGAACGGTCTTCGATGAAAGTACAGGCCGGTGGATCGGCTATGGTGGTGTTTCGCACTTTGTGCCTTTCGGACACGGCTATTCTACTTTTATGAAAGGCTGTGTGGTGGATATGCTCCACTTCCCGATCGTAGACTGGAACGTTCCGGAAAGCTGGCCACTGATCGGCGGAAAACATATTGAATTTTTCAAATATATTTTTAATGTTGCCGATTCTGCAATTACCGTAGGAGCTGCCCTTCTGCTGATCTTCAGAAAAAAAGCCTTTCCGAACGGACTGGAATTTTAA
- a CDS encoding RNA polymerase sigma factor yields the protein MKSKSDSLLISLYQKGDETALSTLIHRHQRELFTFIFYKINDEDLANDVFQDTFMKIIVMLKEGRYNEEGKFILWAKRIAHNLIIDHFRAKAKNIKVSETTFETDEYSIFDLLKEPSENIEDQLVTNQIQEDLLKMLQFLPQNQQEVIKLRFFDGLSFKEIADHTDMSINTTLGRVRYALINLRKIMDEKNIILTR from the coding sequence ATGAAATCAAAATCGGATAGTTTACTAATTTCCCTTTACCAGAAAGGAGACGAAACGGCGCTGTCAACCCTTATACACCGCCATCAGAGAGAACTGTTTACATTCATTTTTTACAAAATTAATGATGAAGATTTGGCAAACGATGTATTTCAGGATACATTCATGAAAATTATCGTGATGCTGAAAGAAGGACGCTACAACGAGGAAGGTAAATTCATTCTTTGGGCTAAAAGAATTGCCCACAATCTTATTATCGACCATTTCAGAGCAAAAGCCAAAAATATCAAAGTTTCGGAAACTACTTTTGAAACCGACGAATATTCTATTTTTGATCTGCTGAAAGAGCCTTCCGAAAATATTGAAGACCAGCTGGTAACCAATCAGATCCAGGAAGATCTGTTGAAGATGCTTCAGTTTCTGCCACAGAACCAGCAGGAAGTCATTAAACTGAGATTTTTTGACGGATTGAGTTTTAAAGAAATAGCCGACCATACCGATATGAGTATCAACACCACATTGGGACGGGTACGGTATGCTCTGATCAACCTGAGAAAAATCATGGATGAAAAGAATATTATCTTAACACGATAG
- the metK gene encoding methionine adenosyltransferase, producing the protein MSYLFTSESVSEGHPDKIADQISDALIDHFLAYDKSSKVACETLVTTGQVVLAGEVKSDAYLDVQTIAREVINGIGYTKGEYMFNGDSCGVISAIHEQSPDINQGVDRAVSDESFEAKANAQGAGDQGMMFGYATNETANYMPLALDLAHTILKELSAIRRENSEIKYLRPDAKSQVTIEYSDDHKPIRIDSIVVSTQHDDFAAEEEMLNKIREDIKNILIPRVVALQSDEIKALFNDQIKYHINPTGKFVIGGPHGDTGLTGRKIIVDTYGGKGAHGGGAFSGKDPSKVDRSAAYATRHIAKNLVAAGVADEVLVQVSYAIGVAEPCGLYINTYGTSKVDLNDGEIAKKVSTVFDLRPYAIEQNLKLRNPIYQDTASYGHMGRESYIASKTFNKGHKNELTLENLEFFTWEKLDKVDEIKAAFGI; encoded by the coding sequence ATGTCTTATTTATTTACATCTGAATCCGTTTCAGAAGGACATCCGGATAAAATCGCCGATCAGATATCCGATGCATTAATCGATCACTTTTTAGCATACGATAAATCTTCAAAGGTAGCTTGTGAAACGCTTGTAACGACAGGACAGGTGGTTTTGGCCGGTGAAGTAAAATCGGATGCTTATCTTGATGTGCAGACCATTGCGAGAGAGGTAATCAACGGAATCGGTTATACAAAAGGAGAATATATGTTCAACGGGGATTCTTGCGGGGTAATTTCTGCGATCCACGAACAGTCTCCGGATATCAACCAGGGTGTGGACAGAGCTGTTTCTGATGAGTCTTTTGAAGCAAAAGCCAACGCTCAGGGAGCGGGTGACCAGGGAATGATGTTCGGGTATGCTACCAATGAAACGGCTAACTATATGCCTTTGGCTCTGGATCTGGCCCACACTATTCTTAAAGAACTTTCTGCGATCCGAAGAGAGAATTCGGAAATCAAATACCTTCGTCCTGATGCAAAAAGCCAGGTAACCATCGAATATTCCGATGATCATAAGCCAATCAGAATCGATTCTATCGTGGTTTCTACGCAACACGATGATTTTGCGGCAGAAGAAGAAATGTTGAACAAAATCAGAGAAGACATTAAAAATATCCTGATTCCAAGGGTAGTGGCTTTACAGTCGGATGAAATCAAAGCGTTATTCAACGATCAGATCAAATATCACATCAATCCTACCGGGAAATTCGTAATCGGAGGTCCTCACGGGGATACCGGCCTTACCGGCAGAAAAATCATCGTGGATACTTACGGTGGAAAAGGAGCTCACGGAGGCGGGGCTTTCTCCGGAAAAGATCCTTCGAAGGTAGACCGTAGTGCTGCATATGCAACAAGGCACATTGCCAAAAACCTGGTAGCGGCCGGCGTTGCCGATGAAGTTCTGGTACAGGTTTCTTATGCTATCGGTGTAGCAGAACCTTGCGGATTGTACATCAATACTTACGGAACGTCAAAAGTAGATCTTAACGACGGGGAAATCGCGAAGAAAGTTTCTACGGTTTTCGATTTGAGACCTTATGCGATCGAACAGAACTTAAAGCTGAGAAACCCTATCTATCAGGATACCGCTTCTTACGGACACATGGGAAGAGAAAGCTATATTGCAAGCAAGACTTTCAACAAAGGGCATAAAAATGAACTTACCCTTGAAAATCTTGAGTTCTTTACATGGGAAAAATTAGACAAAGTAGATGAAATTAAAGCCGCTTTCGGAATTTAA
- a CDS encoding TraR/DksA C4-type zinc finger protein has product MSDERVRYSDADLQEFKAVIREKIEKAEKDLQLIRESFINDQNNGTDDTSPTFKAFEEGAETLSKEQNSILAGRQEKFLRDLKNALIRIENKTYGICRVTGKLIPKERLLAVPHATLSIEAKNMQK; this is encoded by the coding sequence ATGTCAGACGAAAGAGTAAGATACAGTGATGCTGATTTACAAGAGTTTAAAGCAGTTATCCGGGAGAAAATAGAGAAAGCTGAAAAGGATTTACAACTGATCAGAGAAAGTTTTATCAACGACCAGAACAATGGTACGGATGATACTTCTCCTACCTTCAAAGCATTTGAAGAAGGTGCTGAAACGTTAAGTAAAGAACAAAATTCCATTTTGGCAGGCAGACAGGAGAAATTCTTACGTGATCTGAAGAACGCTCTGATAAGAATTGAAAACAAAACCTACGGGATCTGCAGAGTGACCGGTAAACTTATTCCTAAAGAAAGATTGCTGGCTGTTCCTCATGCTACCTTAAGCATCGAAGCGAAAAATATGCAGAAATAA
- a CDS encoding DUF6576 domain-containing protein produces MSEVLILGIIVVAVLAFFNREWIKNRFFTDEERNYTIDDKFNSEKRDREKEIDRLLSKMGKNGVNDLSAKDRKRLDELSRK; encoded by the coding sequence ATGAGCGAAGTATTGATTTTAGGAATTATTGTTGTTGCCGTACTGGCGTTTTTCAACAGAGAATGGATCAAAAACAGATTCTTTACGGATGAAGAGCGAAATTATACGATCGATGACAAGTTTAATTCCGAGAAACGCGACCGGGAAAAAGAAATCGACCGTCTGCTGAGCAAGATGGGCAAAAACGGAGTCAATGACCTATCTGCGAAAGACAGGAAAAGACTCGACGAACTTTCCAGAAAATAG
- the trpS gene encoding tryptophan--tRNA ligase, whose product MSRILTGIQATGTPHLGNLLGAIIPAIELSKQEGNESFLFIANLHSLTQIKDAKELKQNTYEIAAAWLACGLDTEKTYFYRQSDIPETCELSWHLSCFFPYQRLTLAHSFKDKADRLQDVNAGLFTYPILMAADILLYDAEIVPVGKDQLQHLEIARDVASRFNNQMGEVFVLPQSELQENTKYVPGIDGNKMSKSRGNIINIFLPEKELKKQVMSIETDSKSLEEPKDPETDKVFAIYQLVATPEQTEALRAKYLAGNFGYGHAKKELLDLILVRFEKERELFSYYMNNLDELEAKLQEGAAKTRAIATETMKRVRESLGL is encoded by the coding sequence ATGTCAAGAATTCTTACCGGCATTCAAGCCACCGGAACCCCGCACCTTGGGAATTTACTGGGTGCTATTATTCCTGCAATTGAGCTATCCAAGCAGGAAGGAAACGAATCATTTTTATTTATCGCGAATCTTCACTCGCTTACCCAGATTAAAGACGCGAAAGAACTGAAACAGAATACCTACGAGATTGCTGCGGCTTGGCTTGCTTGTGGGCTGGATACCGAAAAAACTTATTTTTACAGACAGAGTGACATCCCTGAAACCTGTGAACTTTCTTGGCATTTATCATGTTTTTTTCCGTATCAGCGACTAACGTTAGCGCATTCATTCAAAGATAAAGCAGACCGTTTGCAGGATGTGAACGCAGGATTATTTACTTATCCGATTCTGATGGCTGCCGATATCCTTCTGTATGACGCAGAGATCGTTCCTGTGGGAAAAGACCAGCTTCAGCATTTGGAAATTGCACGTGACGTTGCTTCACGTTTCAACAACCAGATGGGGGAAGTTTTTGTATTGCCTCAATCCGAGCTTCAGGAGAACACCAAATATGTTCCGGGCATAGACGGCAATAAAATGTCCAAATCCAGAGGAAACATCATCAACATCTTTCTGCCTGAAAAAGAGCTTAAAAAACAGGTGATGAGCATCGAAACCGACTCGAAATCCCTGGAAGAGCCGAAAGATCCTGAAACCGACAAAGTATTTGCGATCTATCAGCTGGTAGCAACGCCTGAACAGACTGAAGCATTAAGAGCGAAATATCTGGCCGGAAATTTCGGGTATGGCCACGCGAAAAAAGAATTGCTGGATCTGATTCTGGTACGATTCGAGAAAGAAAGAGAGCTTTTCTCGTATTACATGAACAATTTGGACGAATTGGAAGCCAAGCTTCAGGAAGGAGCGGCAAAAACGAGAGCGATTGCTACGGAAACAATGAAAAGAGTAAGAGAAAGCTTAGGGCTTTAA
- a CDS encoding DUF2683 family protein, with protein sequence MESIIVHTKNAMELSALKSVLKEMNIKFEKFHTKNTHHNEKTIKKIVDRKNEKIGKPSKPKGL encoded by the coding sequence ATGGAATCCATAATTGTGCACACCAAGAATGCCATGGAGCTGAGCGCACTGAAAAGTGTTTTAAAAGAAATGAACATCAAGTTCGAGAAATTCCATACCAAAAATACGCACCACAATGAGAAGACGATCAAAAAGATTGTTGACCGGAAAAATGAGAAAATAGGAAAACCTTCTAAACCCAAAGGCCTGTAA